From one Bradyrhizobium sp. Ash2021 genomic stretch:
- a CDS encoding acyl-CoA desaturase: MTAIQGVVSEEGADQKMPPGVLFDGPVVDAKFRDSYIAFGIMIAGSIAALVWAFTQGIGWVESSVFVGMFALSTVGIGFMHRYFVHRSFRCGPVMRTLLAAIATMAVQGSVLKWVSNHRRHHLHSDKPGDVHSPYYDGAGNRHVSFVKGMLHAQGGWVWDQATTDAEYYAKDILADPIAMFFTRTRWYWYAISAVFIPGAIGYALGGVHAMIGCVLFSGLFRSYVMTMATSLVNSVCHSDGRYGYRRFELNDGTTNELVTTILTFGEGLHNNHHRFPRDAYLSHAWYEIDINGLIIRGLGKLGLVHDIFAAGARRRSLPPDTQHGGLGADAIQIPFDRVAEDLRSSGR; encoded by the coding sequence ATGACCGCAATTCAGGGCGTGGTGTCGGAGGAAGGTGCGGACCAGAAAATGCCACCAGGAGTGCTTTTTGATGGCCCGGTGGTAGACGCCAAGTTTCGCGATTCCTACATCGCGTTCGGCATCATGATCGCAGGTTCGATCGCGGCGCTGGTCTGGGCATTCACGCAAGGCATCGGCTGGGTGGAGAGTTCGGTCTTCGTCGGCATGTTCGCGCTGAGCACGGTCGGCATCGGCTTCATGCATCGCTACTTCGTCCACCGCAGCTTCCGCTGCGGTCCGGTCATGCGGACGCTACTCGCCGCGATCGCCACGATGGCGGTGCAGGGCTCGGTGCTCAAATGGGTCTCCAATCATCGCCGGCACCATCTTCACTCCGACAAACCCGGCGATGTCCACAGCCCCTACTATGACGGCGCCGGCAACCGCCATGTCAGCTTCGTCAAGGGGATGTTGCATGCGCAAGGCGGCTGGGTGTGGGACCAGGCGACCACCGATGCCGAATACTACGCCAAGGATATTCTGGCCGACCCGATCGCCATGTTCTTCACCAGGACGCGCTGGTACTGGTACGCGATCTCGGCGGTGTTCATTCCGGGCGCCATCGGCTACGCGCTTGGCGGCGTGCACGCGATGATCGGCTGCGTATTGTTCTCCGGCCTGTTCCGCAGCTACGTCATGACCATGGCCACCTCGCTGGTCAACTCGGTCTGCCATAGCGACGGTCGCTACGGTTACCGTCGCTTCGAGCTCAATGATGGCACGACCAACGAGTTGGTGACCACGATCCTCACCTTCGGTGAAGGACTGCACAACAACCATCATCGGTTTCCGCGGGACGCCTACCTTTCGCACGCTTGGTACGAGATCGACATCAATGGCCTGATTATTCGGGGGCTTGGGAAACTCGGGCTCGTTCACGACATTTTCGCGGCCGGCGCGCGTCGACGGTCCCTACCGCCAGATACGCAGCACGGCGGCCTTGGGGCCGACGCCATCCAGATCCCATTCGACCGCGTCGCCGAAGACCTTCGCTCGTCCGGAAGGTAG